The following proteins are encoded in a genomic region of Thermococcus henrietii:
- the cas6 gene encoding CRISPR-associated endoribonuclease Cas6 has product MRLLLTLRPERNFPRWAVGKHSIQSMIYYHLRGTEYEDINDRPGFKFFCFSDLFPGGDFRREKPKNLLISSPDEAFIETLYERLSGVEKVVLGRYTLTVEKLKKFRLKPRSTFATGSPVVVRAPEGAGRYFTFHEHGDVEYFRERLKENALSKYRAFTGEDFELEGPLFRKMVPKVRRNGWIDVYVRVSVRGKHFDVPGSNWERLEVDLNDNNRDFYAFLMDAGLGVLNSLGFGFLNPLRE; this is encoded by the coding sequence ATGAGGCTTCTCCTGACGCTCAGGCCTGAAAGGAACTTCCCCCGGTGGGCCGTTGGAAAGCACTCAATCCAGTCGATGATTTACTACCACCTCCGTGGAACCGAGTACGAGGACATCAACGACAGGCCCGGCTTCAAGTTCTTCTGCTTCTCTGACCTGTTCCCCGGGGGTGACTTCAGGAGGGAGAAGCCGAAAAACCTTCTGATAAGTTCCCCTGATGAGGCCTTCATAGAGACCCTCTACGAGAGGCTGAGCGGTGTGGAAAAGGTCGTTCTGGGACGGTACACGCTGACCGTCGAGAAACTAAAGAAGTTCAGGCTGAAGCCAAGGAGCACGTTCGCAACTGGTTCACCCGTCGTCGTCAGGGCACCCGAGGGAGCAGGAAGGTACTTCACCTTCCACGAGCACGGGGACGTTGAGTACTTCAGGGAACGGCTGAAGGAGAACGCCCTCAGCAAGTACAGGGCTTTTACAGGGGAAGATTTTGAGCTCGAAGGCCCCCTCTTCAGGAAGATGGTTCCCAAGGTGAGGCGGAACGGATGGATTGACGTTTACGTCAGGGTCAGCGTTAGGGGCAAGCACTTCGACGTTCCCGGCTCGAACTGGGAGAGGCTCGAAGTGGACCTGAACGATAACAACAGGGACTTCTACGCCTTCCTCATGGACGCCGGATTGGGAGTTCTTAACAGCCTCGGCTTTGGCTTCCTCAATCCCCTGAGAGAGTAG
- a CDS encoding ribbon-helix-helix protein, CopG family has product MGRVKTSVYVDEELWREFKELAVREGSEVSRLLEEALMNYLINEVLKDVDDSEVPLWFEPLDVGGESSEKLLREMRDEREERLLGQ; this is encoded by the coding sequence ATGGGCAGGGTAAAAACGAGCGTTTACGTCGATGAGGAGCTGTGGAGGGAATTTAAAGAGCTGGCCGTCCGGGAGGGGAGCGAGGTCAGCAGACTGCTGGAGGAGGCGCTGATGAACTACCTCATAAACGAGGTCTTGAAGGATGTTGACGACTCCGAAGTTCCCCTGTGGTTCGAGCCACTCGACGTTGGTGGCGAGAGCAGTGAAAAGCTCCTGAGGGAGATGAGGGATGAGCGCGAGGAGCGTTTACTTGGACAGTAG
- the cas1 gene encoding CRISPR-associated endonuclease Cas1: MAIVKKPLFITQHGKLEREKGALVFTGQLAKRPVPLAQVSEIHCLARVSLTSGAIELLSERRIPVHFYTTRGDYRGSLINDASPRGKLHLAQAEHHLIPEKRLFLAKAIVEGIQNVMAFVLAGWGINPVKLNSIRVDGKTVDEIMGKEAELWSNFYRYFGEAIGLDGFRRTRRPPEDEVNALISYANAVTYGLAFSSAIKAGLDPAIGYLHAVNDRRHSLPLDLADIFKPLYVFTTIHRLYTGGKLRKGHFSRKGKAVYLSREGKRLLLGELTATLMTTVYYGRWKRNVSYRSMLDMEARRLKKHVLGEETYRPFRPWW; the protein is encoded by the coding sequence GTGGCCATCGTGAAAAAGCCCCTGTTCATAACCCAGCACGGAAAGCTCGAGAGGGAGAAAGGAGCCCTCGTCTTTACCGGCCAGCTCGCCAAGAGGCCGGTCCCCCTGGCCCAAGTAAGCGAAATCCACTGCCTAGCCCGCGTTTCTCTGACGAGCGGGGCCATAGAGCTCCTCAGCGAGAGGAGGATTCCTGTCCATTTCTACACAACCAGGGGCGATTACAGGGGCTCCCTAATAAACGACGCCTCGCCGAGGGGAAAGCTTCACCTGGCACAGGCCGAGCACCACCTAATTCCTGAGAAGAGGCTTTTCCTGGCCAAAGCAATCGTTGAAGGGATACAGAACGTCATGGCATTCGTTCTGGCCGGGTGGGGTATTAACCCGGTGAAGCTCAACTCCATCAGAGTTGATGGAAAAACCGTCGATGAAATCATGGGGAAAGAAGCCGAGCTCTGGAGCAACTTCTACCGCTACTTTGGGGAAGCCATAGGTCTCGACGGTTTCAGGAGAACTAGACGGCCTCCAGAGGACGAGGTGAACGCGCTGATAAGCTACGCCAACGCCGTGACATATGGATTGGCATTTTCTTCGGCCATAAAAGCCGGTCTTGACCCCGCGATAGGCTACCTCCACGCGGTTAACGACAGGAGACACTCGCTTCCACTGGACTTAGCCGACATCTTCAAGCCGCTCTACGTCTTTACGACGATTCACAGGCTCTACACCGGAGGAAAGCTCAGAAAGGGACACTTCTCGAGGAAGGGAAAAGCCGTTTACCTGAGCAGGGAGGGGAAAAGGTTGCTCCTCGGCGAGCTGACTGCCACGCTCATGACGACGGTTTACTATGGGAGGTGGAAGAGGAATGTGAGCTACCGCTCCATGCTCGACATGGAGGCGAGAAGGCTCAAGAAGCACGTCCTCGGCGAGGAAACCTACAGGCCCTTCAGGCCGTGGTGGTAG
- the cas2 gene encoding CRISPR-associated endonuclease Cas2, producing MRYYIVVYDVNEKRVKKVHDVLRQYLQWRQRSVFEGWLGRNEVAELKRKLSRVIKEEEDSVLFYSLPDDKCFTTFHLGKPAEEFDNVI from the coding sequence ATGAGGTACTACATCGTCGTCTACGACGTGAACGAGAAGCGCGTTAAAAAGGTGCACGACGTACTCAGACAGTACCTCCAGTGGAGGCAGAGAAGCGTCTTCGAGGGATGGCTTGGACGGAATGAAGTGGCGGAGCTGAAGAGGAAGCTGTCCCGGGTCATAAAAGAGGAGGAAGACAGCGTGCTCTTCTACTCCCTGCCTGACGACAAATGCTTCACAACTTTCCACCTAGGAAAACCAGCGGAGGAATTCGATAACGTAATTTGA
- the cmr6 gene encoding type III-B CRISPR module RAMP protein Cmr6: MRPGGGHGNRPPRKYKRRSKNAEPPRYVVPKDSITAIRNPIENVSNLSLLLQKYAPFVREKGAYKATVSMLKRLNFKPSLENVIEDYAVYLDTYLRVVAKAGRTFVLETRSRLVAGLGDESVYETSIRLLRNYGVPYIPGSALKGVTKAWAVEMMTELLGGADGFKGDSFERAKEVQGLLNAGETEKFPEAVGLINPSRHLVEFLNALGVEAKPGSVVNARELAERLVRIFGTTTEGGSAVFFDALPSPVKAPTDREKLISQLRGKLKDAIEFDIMNPHYGPYYQKGEAPGDWHSPVPVLFLTVRKGVPFVFAVGGDERGVAEKLLRLALRHHGVGAKTSLGYGRFH; encoded by the coding sequence ATGAGGCCCGGAGGTGGACACGGGAACCGCCCGCCCAGGAAGTACAAGCGGAGGAGTAAAAACGCCGAGCCACCGAGGTACGTGGTGCCAAAGGACAGCATAACCGCGATTAGGAATCCAATAGAGAATGTCAGCAACCTATCCCTTTTGCTCCAGAAGTACGCACCGTTTGTGAGGGAGAAGGGGGCATACAAGGCAACGGTGTCCATGCTGAAGAGGCTCAACTTCAAGCCGTCCCTTGAGAACGTCATCGAGGACTACGCGGTTTACCTCGACACCTATCTTAGGGTCGTGGCGAAGGCAGGGAGAACCTTCGTGCTTGAAACGAGGTCGAGGCTTGTGGCTGGCCTCGGCGACGAGAGCGTCTATGAAACCAGTATAAGGCTCCTGAGGAACTATGGCGTTCCGTACATACCGGGCTCAGCCCTGAAGGGAGTAACCAAAGCCTGGGCAGTGGAGATGATGACGGAACTCCTCGGCGGGGCCGATGGTTTTAAAGGGGACTCCTTTGAGAGGGCCAAGGAAGTTCAAGGACTGCTCAACGCGGGGGAAACCGAAAAGTTTCCGGAGGCGGTGGGGCTAATAAACCCCTCGAGACACCTCGTGGAATTCCTGAATGCACTCGGAGTTGAGGCCAAACCCGGCTCAGTCGTTAACGCCCGCGAGCTTGCAGAGCGCCTGGTGAGAATCTTCGGGACAACAACGGAAGGAGGCTCGGCCGTCTTCTTCGACGCCCTGCCGAGCCCGGTGAAGGCTCCGACGGACAGAGAGAAGCTCATCTCGCAGCTCAGGGGCAAGCTTAAGGACGCCATAGAGTTCGATATAATGAACCCCCACTACGGTCCCTACTACCAGAAGGGCGAAGCACCCGGGGACTGGCACAGTCCTGTGCCGGTTCTCTTCCTGACCGTGAGGAAAGGCGTTCCCTTCGTCTTCGCGGTCGGAGGGGATGAAAGGGGCGTCGCGGAGAAACTCCTGCGCCTTGCCCTGAGACATCACGGCGTGGGTGCGAAGACCAGTCTGGGATACGGGAGGTTCCACTGA
- a CDS encoding YigZ family protein: MRTLKGVGTARLVVKKSVFIGYASPAKNEEEAKAFIVKIKAHHSDANHNVSAYVINDGRNFAVRYDDDGEPKGSAGKPVLKVIQNKGLSNVVVVVTRYFGGIKLGYGGLVKAYSEAASRAIENAGIVEVYETERFQVTFSYSLFHTVRETIEKAGARVVGEDYSGSVTFTVETRKGDAEGLMRLLVEKTRGKARVRRLFMGTFNGKL, from the coding sequence ATGAGGACTCTAAAAGGCGTCGGGACGGCCAGACTCGTTGTGAAGAAGTCGGTCTTCATCGGCTACGCCTCGCCCGCTAAAAATGAGGAGGAAGCCAAGGCATTTATCGTAAAAATTAAGGCCCACCACAGCGACGCTAACCACAACGTCTCCGCCTACGTCATAAACGACGGGCGGAACTTCGCGGTCCGCTACGATGACGACGGCGAGCCGAAGGGGAGCGCCGGAAAGCCCGTCCTAAAGGTCATTCAGAACAAAGGCCTGAGCAACGTGGTCGTAGTGGTCACGCGCTACTTCGGCGGGATAAAGCTCGGCTACGGCGGCCTAGTTAAGGCCTACAGCGAGGCCGCCAGCAGGGCCATAGAGAACGCGGGAATCGTTGAGGTCTACGAGACGGAGCGCTTTCAGGTTACCTTTTCCTACAGCCTGTTCCACACCGTTAGGGAAACCATCGAAAAAGCCGGCGCGAGGGTCGTCGGCGAGGACTACTCCGGGAGCGTCACCTTCACCGTCGAGACGAGAAAAGGGGACGCGGAAGGACTGATGAGGCTCCTCGTTGAAAAAACGAGGGGAAAGGCAAGGGTAAGGAGGCTGTTCATGGGGACCTTTAACGGAAAGCTCTAG
- a CDS encoding phosphatase PAP2 family protein has protein sequence MNPLLARLRDREVLVRLNAFILSYFGWIAFGILYGYLGRWSIDATREFLKLPLTSRSLVLGLLSFTKSIPPLYMTLRWVYYFGFAGSIGFMVLYVLLYLRDLKTSDELLARYLMAYAGAGTVYLIFHIHAPHYVYHIPGYSVDNTLLTRQEFVLPSLHNTFAAINIITIWKYRKRIGGKALIAINTLIPFATVFLAHHWIYDVLTGFLLAWAVSRATDGWMARVPECFYRWELKSLGAITAFNVLLATLAFLVALDPQKWLMVIRSILGQP, from the coding sequence ATGAACCCACTCCTTGCGAGGCTTCGCGACAGGGAAGTTCTCGTGAGGTTGAACGCCTTCATTCTCAGCTACTTCGGGTGGATAGCCTTTGGAATCCTGTACGGCTACCTCGGCAGGTGGAGCATCGACGCGACCAGGGAGTTCCTTAAGCTTCCTCTGACTTCCCGCTCCCTCGTTCTCGGCTTGTTGAGCTTTACAAAGTCGATACCCCCTCTCTACATGACCCTGAGGTGGGTCTACTACTTCGGCTTTGCCGGTTCAATAGGGTTCATGGTCCTCTACGTTCTGCTTTACCTGCGTGACCTTAAAACCTCGGACGAACTCCTTGCGAGGTATCTGATGGCGTACGCTGGGGCTGGGACAGTCTACTTAATCTTCCACATCCACGCTCCCCACTACGTCTACCACATCCCCGGCTACTCGGTTGACAATACCCTGCTGACGAGGCAGGAGTTCGTGCTGCCTTCCCTCCACAACACCTTTGCGGCGATAAACATCATAACAATCTGGAAGTACAGAAAGCGCATAGGTGGAAAAGCATTGATAGCGATAAACACTCTGATTCCCTTTGCGACGGTGTTCTTGGCTCACCACTGGATATACGATGTTCTCACCGGATTCCTCTTGGCGTGGGCGGTTTCAAGGGCGACCGATGGCTGGATGGCGCGCGTTCCAGAGTGCTTCTACCGGTGGGAGCTCAAGTCCCTTGGGGCGATAACGGCTTTCAACGTCCTACTTGCCACGCTTGCCTTCCTCGTTGCCCTCGACCCCCAGAAGTGGCTGATGGTAATCCGGAGCATCCTCGGCCAGCCCTGA
- the cas6 gene encoding CRISPR-associated endoribonuclease Cas6 yields MRLLLELESDEEFPDWAFGKHAFQAMIYTHLTGTPYERVHDGRGFKFFCFSDVFPSGPYKPGVVKRLIVSSPDDSFIEVLYERLFPNERIYLGKHSLNLRSLKKLKLRPRRAFITGSPIVLNAPEGKGRFFTFHHFNSLAYFVDRLTENAVAKYSAFIGEPFQLDGPLFTRMVPRIRRKGWFDVYVRVNIRGRYFDVPGTNWEYLEVPRNGDRDFYTFLMDAGLGVLNSLGFGFINPVNDKQRSQRR; encoded by the coding sequence ATGAGGCTCCTCCTCGAGCTCGAATCCGACGAAGAGTTTCCGGACTGGGCCTTCGGAAAGCACGCGTTTCAGGCGATGATATACACCCACCTAACAGGAACGCCCTACGAGAGGGTGCACGATGGAAGGGGCTTCAAGTTCTTCTGTTTCTCTGACGTGTTCCCCAGCGGGCCGTACAAGCCGGGCGTTGTTAAGAGGCTGATAGTGAGCTCCCCAGACGATAGCTTCATAGAGGTGCTCTACGAGAGGCTCTTTCCAAACGAGAGGATTTACCTTGGAAAGCATTCCCTTAACCTGAGGTCCCTTAAAAAGCTCAAACTCCGGCCGAGGAGGGCCTTCATAACGGGCTCCCCCATCGTCCTCAATGCTCCCGAAGGAAAGGGAAGGTTCTTCACGTTCCACCACTTCAACAGCCTCGCCTACTTCGTGGATAGGCTCACCGAGAACGCCGTCGCGAAGTACTCTGCCTTTATTGGCGAACCCTTCCAGCTCGACGGTCCTTTGTTCACGAGAATGGTTCCTCGGATACGGCGGAAAGGTTGGTTCGACGTCTACGTTCGCGTTAACATTCGTGGGAGGTACTTCGATGTCCCGGGGACCAACTGGGAGTACCTTGAGGTGCCCCGTAATGGGGACCGTGACTTCTACACCTTCCTGATGGACGCGGGTTTGGGCGTTCTAAACAGCCTTGGCTTTGGCTTCATCAACCCTGTAAATGATAAGCAACGTTCCCAGCGTCGATGA
- the cmr5 gene encoding type III-B CRISPR module-associated protein Cmr5, whose product MDFRTLEQERAKFAYEKVSEVRREDEDTQGRYVSYVKSAPVLILTNGLGQALAFYLSKLDKPINVDYKAINPKGFPKGDKMAYAYLYRHIAEWLAKRVTNGEDPLKYYMEHDGMSAIRLTDETIALLSWLKRFADAMLRKEKEQR is encoded by the coding sequence ATGGACTTCAGAACCCTGGAGCAGGAGAGGGCAAAGTTCGCCTACGAGAAGGTCAGTGAAGTCAGGAGAGAGGACGAGGACACCCAGGGACGCTACGTCTCCTACGTCAAGAGTGCTCCCGTGTTAATCCTCACCAACGGCCTCGGACAGGCGCTCGCGTTCTACCTGTCCAAGCTTGACAAGCCGATAAACGTTGACTACAAAGCCATAAACCCCAAAGGGTTTCCAAAGGGCGACAAGATGGCGTACGCCTACCTTTACAGGCACATAGCGGAGTGGCTCGCCAAGAGGGTGACCAACGGCGAGGACCCGCTTAAGTACTACATGGAGCATGACGGAATGAGCGCGATAAGGCTGACCGACGAGACGATAGCGCTCCTCAGCTGGCTCAAGCGCTTCGCCGACGCAATGCTGAGGAAGGAAAAGGAGCAGCGGTGA
- a CDS encoding type II toxin-antitoxin system VapC family toxin: MSARSVYLDSSAILKRYLNENGSDVVKKAFRDAYRGEVKLAFSFWNIGEVIGIFDKKLRRGQLTEEEFNFLKRGFLAEVKRFTRLGVLEVVPVHSLLLADAWELIERYHIYQADALQIVSAKYVKADAFYTADKRLHEVALREGLNSILLGVRE, encoded by the coding sequence ATGAGCGCGAGGAGCGTTTACTTGGACAGTAGCGCAATCTTGAAGAGGTATCTGAACGAAAACGGAAGTGACGTCGTGAAGAAAGCCTTCAGGGACGCCTACAGGGGTGAGGTGAAGCTGGCCTTCAGCTTCTGGAATATAGGTGAGGTAATCGGGATATTCGACAAAAAGCTGAGGAGAGGCCAGCTCACCGAGGAGGAGTTCAACTTCCTGAAAAGGGGCTTCCTGGCGGAGGTAAAGCGGTTCACGAGGCTGGGTGTCCTTGAGGTCGTTCCCGTCCATTCCCTGCTCCTCGCCGATGCGTGGGAGCTGATTGAGAGGTATCACATTTATCAGGCAGACGCCTTGCAAATAGTTTCGGCGAAGTACGTAAAGGCCGATGCCTTTTACACCGCAGATAAGAGGCTTCACGAGGTGGCCCTTAGAGAGGGCCTGAACTCAATCCTCCTGGGGGTGAGAGAATGA
- the panB gene encoding 3-methyl-2-oxobutanoate hydroxymethyltransferase, with amino-acid sequence MREVTPKKIREMKGKEKITMVTAYDYPSALLADKAGIDIVFVGDSLGMVVYGEENTLNVTMEQMVFHTRAVARAVKQALVLADMPFSSYEVSVEEGVKNAVRLIQAGADAVKIEGGADHEKLVRKLVRMGIPVMGHTGLTPQRYLRLGGYRITGETEEEIEEILRDAKALERAGAFAVVLEFVLADVAKLVTEEVSIPTIGIGAGPYVDGQVLVWHDLLGIYENSPPFAKRYAELGGIILEALNQYNREVKAGEFPSEEYYWEYGDKEDFERKAKNALRRLDF; translated from the coding sequence ATGAGGGAGGTAACGCCCAAGAAAATCCGCGAGATGAAGGGGAAGGAGAAAATCACGATGGTGACGGCCTACGATTACCCCTCGGCGCTCCTGGCGGATAAAGCGGGAATTGACATCGTTTTCGTTGGCGATTCCCTTGGCATGGTCGTTTACGGCGAGGAGAACACGCTTAACGTGACGATGGAGCAGATGGTATTCCACACGAGGGCCGTTGCAAGGGCCGTTAAGCAGGCGCTCGTCCTGGCAGATATGCCCTTCTCCAGCTACGAAGTCAGCGTCGAGGAGGGCGTTAAGAACGCCGTTCGGTTGATTCAGGCCGGTGCCGATGCTGTGAAGATTGAAGGCGGTGCCGACCACGAAAAGCTCGTCAGGAAGCTCGTCAGGATGGGAATTCCGGTTATGGGGCACACCGGTTTAACTCCCCAGCGCTATCTAAGGCTCGGTGGCTACAGAATCACCGGCGAGACGGAGGAGGAAATCGAGGAAATCCTGCGCGACGCGAAGGCCCTTGAGCGGGCAGGGGCCTTCGCGGTCGTTCTGGAGTTCGTTTTGGCCGATGTTGCGAAGCTCGTAACGGAGGAGGTCTCGATTCCGACGATAGGAATTGGGGCGGGTCCGTACGTTGACGGTCAGGTTCTGGTCTGGCACGACCTTCTTGGAATCTATGAAAACTCACCGCCCTTCGCCAAGCGCTACGCCGAGCTGGGTGGGATTATCTTGGAGGCCCTAAATCAGTACAACCGCGAGGTCAAGGCTGGAGAATTCCCGAGCGAGGAGTACTACTGGGAGTACGGGGACAAGGAAGACTTTGAGAGGAAGGCAAAAAACGCCCTCAGAAGGCTTGACTTCTGA
- a CDS encoding archease — MRTWEHYEHTADIGVRGYGSTLEEAFEAVALGLFDVMVNVRKVEPRECREIEVEEEDLEALLYSFLEELLVLHDMEGLVFGDIRLKIEKTEDGYRLKAKACGEPLSEKHEPKEEVKAITYHDMRIEKLPDGRWMAQFVPDL; from the coding sequence ATGAGAACCTGGGAGCACTACGAGCACACCGCTGACATAGGCGTTCGCGGTTACGGCTCAACGCTGGAGGAGGCCTTCGAGGCGGTCGCGTTGGGACTCTTTGACGTGATGGTGAACGTGAGGAAGGTCGAGCCGAGGGAGTGTCGCGAGATTGAGGTTGAGGAAGAGGACCTGGAGGCGCTCCTGTACAGCTTCCTTGAGGAACTCCTGGTGCTTCACGACATGGAGGGGCTGGTCTTCGGCGACATCAGGCTCAAGATAGAGAAAACCGAGGACGGCTACCGCCTCAAAGCGAAGGCCTGCGGCGAACCTTTGAGCGAGAAGCACGAGCCGAAGGAGGAAGTTAAGGCGATAACCTACCACGACATGAGGATTGAGAAACTGCCGGACGGGCGCTGGATGGCGCAGTTCGTCCCCGACCTGTGA
- a CDS encoding zinc metalloprotease: MDMVEMVHLTVAYFLILGMLSWTSLSSAEFYAIPLLTAFALYELGHKYVGNKFGYAGGYRLSPTVIVVSILLYLATLGSAIFFAPGVFEVAPKVDGTTWKPHYDVGEVGKIALAGPLANLAFATVFFVLAFFNSSMEIAAVYGINTLMGLCNLLPFRFFDGGKVLSWSKRVYALVVAYGLALFLIAWL; encoded by the coding sequence ATGGACATGGTAGAGATGGTACATCTAACGGTTGCCTACTTTTTGATTCTCGGCATGCTGTCGTGGACGAGCCTTTCAAGTGCCGAGTTCTACGCAATACCCCTTCTGACGGCGTTCGCTCTTTACGAACTGGGGCACAAGTACGTTGGGAATAAGTTTGGGTACGCTGGGGGGTATCGGCTCTCTCCGACTGTAATCGTGGTTTCTATACTCCTGTATCTGGCAACCCTTGGGAGTGCAATCTTTTTTGCACCGGGGGTTTTTGAGGTAGCCCCCAAGGTGGATGGGACAACCTGGAAGCCCCATTACGATGTGGGGGAAGTGGGGAAAATAGCCCTCGCGGGTCCTCTCGCCAACCTCGCCTTTGCAACGGTGTTCTTCGTCTTGGCGTTTTTCAACAGTAGCATGGAAATCGCGGCAGTGTACGGCATCAACACGCTCATGGGGCTGTGCAACCTTCTTCCCTTCAGGTTTTTCGACGGGGGTAAGGTTCTATCGTGGAGCAAGCGGGTTTATGCGCTCGTAGTCGCGTACGGTCTGGCGCTGTTCCTAATCGCCTGGCTGTGA
- a CDS encoding HAD family hydrolase, which produces MEVPGYGKIEFNAVLFDLNGTLGVEGKVPDDVKELLAKLADRYTVVVLSADTFGTLEEEFKGLPVRIERVSSGVEKAEIAEGYAPYAAVGNGNNDVAMLEKAELAFCVIGREGASVDALLASDVVVTDVKDAIEMLLNEKKLIATLRR; this is translated from the coding sequence ATGGAAGTACCCGGCTACGGAAAGATTGAGTTCAACGCCGTCCTCTTCGACCTGAACGGCACACTGGGGGTCGAGGGGAAGGTCCCCGACGACGTGAAGGAACTTCTTGCGAAACTCGCCGACCGCTACACGGTGGTTGTTCTCAGCGCGGACACCTTCGGAACCCTGGAGGAGGAGTTCAAAGGTTTACCCGTTAGAATCGAGAGGGTCTCAAGCGGTGTCGAAAAGGCCGAGATTGCTGAAGGCTACGCACCCTACGCCGCCGTTGGAAACGGAAACAACGACGTTGCCATGCTTGAGAAGGCGGAGCTGGCCTTCTGCGTGATTGGGCGGGAAGGGGCGAGCGTTGACGCGCTACTCGCGAGCGATGTAGTAGTCACGGATGTCAAGGACGCGATAGAGATGCTCCTCAACGAGAAGAAGCTAATAGCGACGCTGAGGAGGTAG